In Penicillium oxalicum strain HP7-1 chromosome I, whole genome shotgun sequence, a single window of DNA contains:
- a CDS encoding Proteasome subunit alpha type-4, whose amino-acid sequence MFGTLFKYLIENLCNHIVRYHAGDFSPASTFAARQRQGNHMLSRPPPAGTPSLLLPSPPSPSFAESCVPSFNPLLIDLHNISLLLSFFSHSFQPSPLLHSLFTMSGYDRALSVFSPDGHVFQVEYAMEAVKRGTCAVGVKGKDIVVLGCEKRSALKLQDTRITPSKIANVDEHVCLAFAGLNADARILIDKARLEAQSHRLTVEDPVTIEYITKYIAGVQQRYTQSGGVRPFGISTLVVGFDKNDSTPRLYQTEPSGIYSAWKANAIGRSSKTVREFLERNHQDDMDREQTIQLTIKSLLEVVQTGAKNIEVAIMAPGNRVEMLPDDQIEAYVKSIETEKQEEAAKKKTSRTGAATAAILTRPGGGETAE is encoded by the exons ATGTTTGGGACTCTATTCAAATATCTCATCGAGAACCTCTGCAATCATATTGTCCGCTATCATGCTGGTGATTTCAGTCCAG CTTCGACCTTTGCTGCGCGGCAGCGCCAAGGCAACCATATGCTGTCGCGTCCACCGCCCGCCGGAACCCCGTCATTGCTGCTACCGAGccctccatcaccatccTTTGCAGAGTCCTGCGTCCCCAGCTTCAATCCCCTTCTCATTGACCTCCACAACATCTCGCTGctactttcttttttctcccattCATTTCAGCCAAGCCCCCTTCTCCACAGTCTCTTCACCATGTCCGGCTACGACCGAGCTCTCTCAG TATTCAG TCCCGATGGGCACGTTTTCCAGGTTGAATATGCCATGGAGGCTGTAAAGCGAG GAACCTGCGCCGTCGGTGTGAAAGGCAAGGATATCGTGGTGCTCGGATGCGAGAAGCGCTCCGCCCTCAAGCTTCAAGATACCCGGATTACGCCCTCCAAGATCGCGAATGTTGACGAACACGTCTGTTTGGCCTTTGCCGGTCTGAACGCTGATGCCCGTATCTTGATTGATAAGGCTCGGTTAGAGGCGCAGTCACACCGTTTGACGGTGGAGGACCCCGTCACCATCGAATATATCACCAAGTACATTGCCGGTGTTCAGCAGCGTTATACACAAAGTGGTGGTGTCCGTCCATTCGGTATTAGTACGCTCGTTGTTGGCTTTGACAAGAACGATTCTACACCACGCCTCTACCAGACCGAGCCCTCGGGTATCTACTCTGCTTG GAAAGCCAACGCCATTGGCCGATCCAGTAAGACGGTCCGCGAATTCCTCGAGCGCAACCACCAAGACGACATGGACCGCGAGCAGACAATCCAGCTGACAATCAAGTCGTTGTTGGAGGTCGTCCAGACCGGCGCCAAGAACATCGAAGTCGCGATCATGGCTCCCGGCAACCGCGTGGAGATGCTGCCCGATGACCAGATTGAAGCTTACGTGAAGAGcatcgagaccgagaagcaGGAGGAAgcggccaagaagaagaccagccGGACTGGCGCTGCCACGGCTGCGATTTTGACTCGGCCCGGCGGTGGTGAGACAGCGGAATAA